From Pandoraea vervacti, the proteins below share one genomic window:
- a CDS encoding SDR family NAD(P)-dependent oxidoreductase translates to MNLSTALITGASNGIGLELARIHASKRGDVVLVARSRDKLESIKQEFETKYGVKAYVLTEDLADPASADRIFAATESLGLSIDVLINNAGFGGHGKFVERDLKAEQAMMQVNMATLTNLTHHYLKGMVARRRGRILNVSSTASFMPGPLQAVYYATKAYVTSFTQAVAEEVREYGVTATALCPGAVATGFVAAGDLQGVDVWKNAKSAESVARCGYEAMMRGDLVAFNEQKLRIMLDWIVPLLPRKMALKMSRQAMEKAA, encoded by the coding sequence ATGAACCTTTCAACTGCGCTGATCACTGGTGCTTCGAACGGCATTGGTCTGGAGCTGGCACGCATCCATGCAAGCAAACGCGGCGATGTCGTTTTGGTTGCGCGTTCGCGCGACAAGCTCGAATCTATCAAGCAAGAATTCGAGACGAAATACGGCGTGAAGGCGTACGTCCTTACCGAGGACCTCGCCGACCCCGCTTCCGCGGATCGAATCTTCGCTGCGACAGAGTCGCTGGGACTCTCTATTGATGTGCTGATCAACAACGCCGGCTTTGGCGGCCACGGCAAGTTTGTCGAACGCGATCTCAAAGCCGAGCAGGCGATGATGCAGGTCAATATGGCGACGCTGACCAACCTGACGCATCACTACCTGAAGGGCATGGTGGCCCGCCGGCGCGGACGTATCCTCAATGTTTCGTCGACTGCATCGTTTATGCCGGGCCCGCTGCAGGCCGTGTATTACGCGACCAAAGCTTACGTCACCTCGTTCACTCAGGCTGTCGCAGAAGAAGTGCGCGAATACGGCGTAACTGCCACGGCTTTGTGCCCGGGAGCAGTCGCTACCGGTTTCGTTGCTGCCGGTGACCTACAGGGCGTGGACGTCTGGAAGAATGCCAAGTCGGCCGAATCGGTGGCGCGCTGCGGCTACGAGGCGATGATGCGCGGTGACCTGGTCGCGTTCAACGAACAGAAGCTTCGGATTATGCTCGACTGGATTGTGCCGTTGCTGCCGCGCAAGATGGCGCTGAAGATGTCGCGACAGGCGATGGAAAAGGCCGCTTGA
- a CDS encoding GntR family transcriptional regulator yields the protein MKKSAESKLSSVSLADQLRERIADGRWAPGTQLRQDSIAKEFGTSHIPVREAFVQLQASGFVTIVPNRGAFVSAMTTFEASELTEMRVALELLALDAAIDAFGPRDEAAVREILRNDETAPDVDAWSVDNWAFHRTIYQASGRRYLMETLEAIWRKTDRYLRLVWQLERYQDVSFSEHVEILEAVVARDRRTAKRLTKAHILAAGDVMQVALREARAM from the coding sequence ATGAAAAAATCAGCAGAAAGCAAGCTATCTTCCGTGTCGTTGGCGGACCAGTTGCGTGAACGGATTGCGGACGGACGGTGGGCGCCCGGGACACAACTTCGTCAGGATTCGATCGCGAAGGAGTTCGGCACCAGCCATATCCCGGTTCGGGAGGCCTTCGTGCAATTGCAGGCGAGCGGATTCGTGACGATCGTGCCCAATCGCGGGGCGTTCGTTTCGGCGATGACGACGTTCGAGGCGTCGGAACTGACGGAAATGCGCGTGGCGCTGGAACTGCTTGCCCTGGACGCCGCCATCGACGCTTTTGGCCCGCGCGATGAAGCGGCGGTGCGCGAGATCCTGCGCAACGACGAAACAGCGCCGGACGTCGACGCCTGGTCGGTCGACAACTGGGCGTTTCACCGCACGATCTATCAGGCCAGCGGCAGGCGCTATCTGATGGAGACGCTCGAAGCGATCTGGCGCAAGACCGATCGCTATCTACGGCTGGTGTGGCAACTGGAGCGCTATCAGGACGTGTCTTTCTCGGAGCACGTCGAGATACTGGAGGCTGTGGTGGCGCGCGATCGTCGCACGGCCAAGCGTTTGACGAAGGCGCATATCCTGGCTGCGGGGGACGTCATGCAGGTCGCGCTGCGCGAAGCGCGGGCGATGTGA
- a CDS encoding pyridoxal phosphate-dependent aminotransferase, whose translation MTVSRLQKIPGIGVDRIGDAADALADPDILRLENLDTDLRPPAAAIMRTHQAIDDDAANSYLPFTGLRSLREAAAERVGRSAGTRYDPATECIVSAGGLAGILNVLLSILEPGDEVVLTDPTYAGLINRVHLSGGVPKFARLIPNADGWRLDLDSLAAAVGPRTKALLIMSPSMPSGYVPTQDEWLAIAAHCETRGIWLVYDAAMERLLFGGRRVIHPASLPGMRERTITVGAVSKEYRMIGWRVGWIVGPESIMNDVRLVSLSNVVCQVGIAMDGAAAALSTAQDGVAAAVAEWERRSDFLIEALADLPVIRPHGGWSMLIDTRRLGIEPSEASRQLLALGKVAATPMTGWGPEADRYLRFVFANEPVHRLQDIRERVRRAWGV comes from the coding sequence ATGACGGTATCCAGATTGCAAAAAATCCCCGGCATTGGCGTAGATCGAATCGGCGACGCAGCCGACGCTTTGGCGGATCCCGACATTCTAAGACTCGAGAATCTCGACACGGACCTCCGACCGCCGGCCGCCGCGATCATGCGCACGCACCAGGCGATAGACGACGATGCGGCCAACAGCTACCTTCCCTTTACGGGTCTGCGATCACTGCGCGAGGCGGCCGCCGAACGTGTCGGACGCTCGGCAGGCACCCGATATGACCCGGCGACCGAGTGCATCGTATCCGCCGGGGGCCTCGCGGGCATCCTGAACGTGCTGCTGTCGATCCTCGAACCGGGCGACGAAGTCGTGCTGACCGATCCCACTTATGCGGGCTTGATCAATCGCGTCCATCTGAGCGGAGGTGTCCCGAAGTTTGCCCGCCTGATTCCCAACGCTGACGGCTGGCGTCTCGATCTCGACAGTCTTGCCGCCGCCGTCGGGCCGCGCACGAAAGCGCTGTTGATCATGTCGCCCTCGATGCCGAGCGGCTACGTCCCCACGCAGGACGAGTGGCTGGCCATCGCCGCGCATTGCGAGACGCGCGGGATCTGGCTCGTCTATGACGCGGCGATGGAGCGGCTGCTGTTTGGCGGACGCCGCGTCATTCACCCGGCGTCGCTGCCCGGCATGCGGGAACGCACGATCACGGTCGGCGCAGTGTCGAAGGAGTACCGGATGATCGGATGGCGTGTGGGCTGGATCGTCGGTCCCGAATCGATCATGAACGATGTGCGGCTCGTCAGTCTGTCCAACGTGGTCTGTCAGGTCGGGATCGCCATGGACGGCGCGGCTGCGGCGCTAAGCACCGCGCAAGACGGCGTGGCCGCCGCCGTTGCCGAATGGGAGCGCCGCAGCGACTTTCTGATCGAAGCCCTGGCCGATCTGCCGGTGATTCGTCCCCACGGCGGCTGGTCGATGCTGATCGACACCCGACGTCTGGGCATCGAACCGTCCGAGGCGTCGCGGCAACTGCTCGCGCTCGGCAAGGTGGCGGCCACCCCGATGACCGGCTGGGGCCCCGAAGCGGATCGTTATCTGCGCTTTGTCTTCGCCAACGAGCCCGTGCACCGCTTGCAGGACATTCGCGAGCGTGTGCGGCGTGCTTGGGGAGTGTGA
- a CDS encoding LysR family transcriptional regulator, whose protein sequence is MDSEKIEGLWTHLHWLTVLAEQGSFTAAATRLGVSKAAMSQRIAELERAAGVSLVQRTTRSVRFTEAGQQLVDDTRGQYAQIATSFSNLRDQAGVARGLIRVTAPVALGRQQVIPRLSGFLRAHPEVRVQLDLSDRLSSIASEGFDLAIRHSTNAPETHVAWKLCDTRSLIVATRAYLKRRGTPASPADLAEHDCLAYPRAQVATTWSFEPTGPRKSATGPVTINANGPVTANNSEALRDAALDDLGIALVPDFTAQAAVKSGKLIVLLPEWRPVGAFAERIYVVRPYTSHVPQAVRLFVDYLREAFAGGFPC, encoded by the coding sequence ATGGATTCGGAAAAAATTGAAGGCCTGTGGACGCACCTGCATTGGCTGACGGTGCTCGCCGAGCAGGGAAGTTTTACCGCCGCCGCGACCCGGCTGGGCGTGAGCAAAGCGGCGATGAGTCAGCGCATCGCCGAACTGGAGCGTGCGGCAGGCGTATCGCTGGTGCAACGCACAACTCGCAGCGTGCGATTTACGGAGGCCGGGCAACAGCTCGTCGACGACACGCGGGGGCAGTATGCGCAAATCGCGACGAGCTTCTCGAACCTGCGGGATCAGGCCGGGGTCGCGCGAGGACTGATACGTGTCACGGCCCCCGTAGCGCTCGGCAGGCAGCAGGTCATCCCGAGGTTGTCCGGCTTTCTGCGCGCACATCCTGAAGTTCGAGTGCAACTGGACTTGTCCGACCGACTGAGTTCGATCGCCTCGGAAGGGTTCGACCTGGCGATCCGTCACAGTACGAACGCTCCGGAAACGCACGTGGCCTGGAAACTGTGCGACACGCGCTCGCTTATCGTGGCGACCCGGGCCTATCTCAAGCGACGGGGCACGCCGGCGTCCCCCGCTGATCTGGCCGAGCACGATTGCCTTGCGTACCCGCGTGCGCAGGTGGCGACTACCTGGTCGTTCGAGCCCACGGGCCCTCGGAAATCGGCCACGGGACCGGTGACGATCAACGCCAACGGGCCGGTGACGGCGAACAACAGTGAAGCGTTGCGCGACGCGGCGCTCGACGATCTGGGCATCGCACTCGTGCCGGACTTCACGGCACAGGCCGCCGTGAAATCCGGCAAGCTGATCGTGCTGCTGCCGGAATGGCGTCCGGTCGGCGCTTTTGCGGAACGAATTTACGTGGTGCGCCCTTACACCTCGCACGTGCCACAGGCCGTACGCCTGTTCGTGGATTACTTGCGTGAGGCGTTTGCCGGAGGATTTCCGTGCTAG
- a CDS encoding AraC family transcriptional regulator, translating to MKHATQFTLHPGWKLIVFDLGVAPGDLLALAELPADLFGRKDAVLTPAQYFRFFLGLEKLVGDAELPVRLGAGISVEAFDAALFACLCSPNLNVAFTRLAAYKRLCGPLSLDVCIGENYTEVFIECYGHDGPLPCSLCATELAFFTQLARLATRQAINPIEAELTVLPSQVGPCENFLGCRLAQGSSNRIRFSAEDARRPFLTENLAMWRFFEPELQARLSKLDAEASTRERVRSALLDMLPSGQSSIDDISSRLAMSKRSLQRHLADEAISYQDVLNGTRQELASYYLAHSTISPGEIAFLIGFQDTNSFLRAFKAWTGVTPGEYRNLHAHPA from the coding sequence ATGAAGCATGCAACCCAATTCACGTTACATCCCGGCTGGAAACTGATCGTCTTCGATCTCGGGGTCGCTCCCGGCGACTTGCTGGCGCTGGCGGAGTTGCCTGCGGATCTGTTCGGCCGCAAGGATGCCGTCCTGACGCCTGCCCAGTATTTTCGATTCTTTCTGGGCCTCGAAAAATTGGTCGGTGACGCAGAGTTGCCGGTGCGGCTCGGCGCGGGCATCTCGGTCGAGGCTTTTGATGCTGCGCTGTTCGCCTGCCTGTGCAGTCCGAATCTCAACGTCGCTTTCACCCGGCTCGCCGCATACAAGCGCCTGTGTGGACCATTGTCGCTAGACGTCTGCATCGGCGAGAACTACACCGAGGTATTCATCGAATGCTACGGCCATGACGGCCCGCTGCCATGCAGCTTATGCGCAACGGAATTGGCTTTTTTCACGCAGCTGGCGCGCCTTGCAACACGACAAGCCATCAACCCGATCGAGGCCGAATTAACGGTGCTGCCGAGCCAGGTCGGCCCATGCGAAAATTTTCTCGGCTGTCGCTTGGCACAGGGCAGCTCCAACCGCATTCGATTCTCGGCAGAAGACGCAAGGCGCCCCTTCTTGACAGAGAACCTTGCCATGTGGCGCTTCTTCGAGCCGGAACTTCAAGCGCGTCTCTCGAAGCTCGACGCCGAAGCAAGCACACGCGAACGTGTGCGCAGCGCGCTACTTGACATGCTCCCGAGTGGTCAGAGCAGCATCGACGATATTTCGAGTCGCCTGGCAATGAGCAAGCGATCGTTGCAGCGTCATCTCGCCGACGAGGCCATCAGCTATCAGGACGTGCTTAACGGCACACGACAGGAGCTGGCTAGTTATTACCTTGCCCACTCGACAATCTCGCCTGGCGAGATCGCCTTTCTGATCGGCTTTCAGGACACCAACTCGTTCTTGCGCGCGTTCAAGGCCTGGACGGGGGTTACGCCGGGGGAATACCGCAATTTGCACGCTCATCCGGCTTGA